A single Carettochelys insculpta isolate YL-2023 chromosome 2, ASM3395843v1, whole genome shotgun sequence DNA region contains:
- the RBM48 gene encoding RNA-binding protein 48 produces the protein MAAPVDGVGGVCKHHAQQGVCESRAKYREGRRPRAVKVYTVNLESRYLLIQGVPALGVMKELVEQFALYGAIEEYNALDEYPAEQFTEVYLIKFQNLQNARVAKRKMDERSFFGSLLHVCYAPEFETVQETREKLQDRRKYIAKATSNRVNFMAKKKQEPKKTVPKNSEHGVQPEALGFSAADKNSDKWDPSACCPYPYRPSCEFSPRNRTCPSGDHFQNALAFPQSIKNCAETSEYFSQSKPLTQSAPQGRHINTPVSLGLQRKVPSDNSIGRFMPRTTQLQERKRKRDQSSQIAFIGMDSDSTEVIIGPRLPEIPKVDMGDDSLNTTASLIRNKLTEVAVSVLKTSGEKSEDSQIKPPIKQRRRI, from the exons ATGGCGGCGCCTGTGGATGGAGTCGGGGGTGTTTGTAAACACCACGCGCAGCAGGGCGTCTGCGAGTCGCGCGCCAAGTACCGGGAGGGGCGCAGGCCCCGCGCGGTGAAG gTGTATACTGTCAACTTGGAATCTCGTTATTTGCTAATACAAGGAGTTCCTGCTTTGGGTGTTATGAAGGAATTAGTGGAACAATTTGCATTATATGGTGCCATTGAAGAGTACAATGCTTTAGACGAGTATCCAGCAGAACAATTTACAGAAGTTTATCTTATCAAATTCCAAAATTTACAGAATGCAAG GGTAGCTAAGAGAAAAATGGATGAACGGAGTTTCTTTGGTAGTTTGCTTCATGTGTGTTATGCTCCAGAATTTGAAACAGTCCAAGAGACTAGGGAGAAGCTGCAAGACAGGAGAAAGTATATAGCAAAAGCAACAAGCAATAGAG TTAATTTTATGGCAAAGAAGAAACAGGAGCCTAAAAAGACTGTTCCAAAGAACTCAGAACATGGTGTTCAACCAGAAGCCTTAGGATTCAGTGCAGCTGATAAAAATAGTGATAAATGGGATCCATCTGCATGTTGTCCTTACCCTTACAGGCCATCTTGTGAATTTTCACCAAGAAACAGAACATGTCCTTCAGGAGAccactttcagaatgcactgGCATTCCCTCAGTCTATCAAGAACTGTGCTGAGACTTCTGAATACTTTAGTCAAAGTAAACCTTTAACTCAAAGTGCACCACAGGGGAGACATATTAACACACCAGTTTCTCTTGgactgcaaagaaaagttccTTCAGATAATAGCATTGGGAGATTCATGCCCCGAACAACTCAACTGCAAGAACGAAAGCGAAAGAGGGACCAAAGCAGTCAAATTGCCTTCATTGGAATGGACTCAGATAGTACCGAAGTCATTATTGGTCCACGACTACCCGAAATACCGAAAGTGGATATGGGTGATGATTCATTGAATACTACAGCAAGTTTAATTCGAAATAAACTTACGGAG